Proteins encoded within one genomic window of Rhododendron vialii isolate Sample 1 chromosome 1a, ASM3025357v1:
- the LOC131335065 gene encoding fasciclin-like arabinogalactan protein 8: MGVLHLLLLTLSLTTLTNAHNITDILSHFPEYSLFNSYLTQTKLDGEINSRETLTVLVLTNAAMSALAAKHPLSVIKNALSLHVLLDYFDAKKLHQISDGTTLSTTLYQTTGNAPGQIGSVNITDLKGGKVGFGSAAAAPGSALDATYTKEVKQIPYNISVLEISQPIIAPGVLTAPAPSASDMNLTAVLEKAGCKKFASLILSTGVLKVYQTAAGKGLTVFAPSDEAFKAPDVPDLSKLTNAELVSLLQYHALASYAPFGALKTTKAPMSTLATNSAGKYDLTVSTSGDQVTLKTGLDSSRVATTAIDAPPLCIFTVDSVLLPPELFSTSPAPAPGPATSPSPAPAGSAPSPAPVSAKAPSPFLSPPAPPTELPAEGPGEAEKSTSDNAGGRVDAPALFEAVVTVSASVIISIFLSY; this comes from the exons ATGGGAGTACTTCATCTCCTGctactcacactctctctcactACCCTCACCAACGCCCACAACATCACCGACATCCTCTCACACTTCCCAGAATACAGCCTCTTCAACAGCTACCTAACCCAGACGAAGCTCGACGGCGAGATCAACAGCCGCGAGACCCTCACCGTCCTCGTCCTCACCAACGCCGCCATGTCCGCTCTCGCAGCCAAACACCCCCTCTCCGTCATAAAAAACGCGCTCAGCCTCCACGTCCTCCTCGACTACTTTGACGCCAAGAAGCTCCACCAGATCTCCGACGGCACCACCCTCTCCACCACCCTATACCAGACCACCGGCAACGCGCCCGGCCAAATCGGCTCCGTCAACATCACCGACTTGAAGGGCGGCAAGGTCGGGTTCGGCTCGGCCGCTGCGGCGCCCGGGTCGGCCCTCGACGCGACGTACACCAAGGAAGTGAAGCAGATTCCGTATAATATCTCGGTTCTGGAGATAAGCCAGCCGATTATCGCGCCCGGTGTTTTGACGGCGCCGGCTCCGTCTGCTTCGGATATGAATTTGACGGCTGTGCTGGAGAAGGCCGGGTGTAAGAAGTTTGCGTCCTTGATTTTGTCCACCGGTGTGTTAAAG GTGTATCAGACGGCGGCGGGTAAAGGCTTGACGGTGTTCGCACCTTCAGACGAGGCGTTCAAGGCGCCCGACGTGCCAGATCTGAGCAAGCTCACCAACGCCGAGCTGGTCTCCTTACTACAGTACCACGCCCTCGCCAGCTACGCCCCCTTCGGAGCTCTGAAGACTACCAAGGCTCCGATGAGCACCTTGGCCACCAACAGCGCTGGAAAGTACGACCTGACCGTATCGACCTCCGGCGACCAGGTCACTCTAAAGACCGGCCTCGACTCGTCGCGCGTTGCCACCACCGCGATCGACGCGCCGCCGCTCTGCATCTTCACCGTCGACAGCGTGCTCCTTCCGCCGGAGCTTTTCTCGACGTCTCCGGCGCCGGCGCCGGGGCCTGCGACGTCGCCATCGCCAGCGCCGGCTGGTTCTGCTCCGAGTCCGGCTCCGGTGTCCGCGAAGGCTCCGTCGCCGTTTTTGTCTCCTCCGGCGCCGCCTACGGAGTTGCCGGCGGAGGGGCCTGGAGAAGCCGAGAAAAGCACGTCGGATAATGCCGGCGGCAGGGTGGATGCTCCGGCGTTGTTCGAAGCTGTAGTTACAGTATCAGCCTCTGTTATTATCTCAATTTTCTTGTCCTACTAG